A single genomic interval of Metasolibacillus fluoroglycofenilyticus harbors:
- the sucC gene encoding ADP-forming succinate--CoA ligase subunit beta, translating to MNIHEYQGKEILRKYGVAVPKGKVAFSPDEAVKVAKELGANVTVVKAQIHAGGRGKAGGVKIAKNLEEVRTYSKELLGKILVTHQTGPEGKEVKRLYIEEGSDIRKEYYLGLVLDRATSRVTLMGSEEGGMDIEEVAENTPEKIFKEIIDPVVGLQGFQARRMAFNMNIPTKLVNKAVKLMLGLYQAFVEKDASIVEINPLVVTGDDEVVALDAKFNFDANALYRHKDIVELRDFDEEDPKEIEASKYDLSYISLDGNIGCMVNGAGLAMATMDTISYYGGQPANFLDVGGGATAEKVTEAFKIILSDENVKGIFVNIFGGIMKCDVIAEGVIEATKQVGLTIPLVVRLEGTNVELGKKLLNESGLNIVAADSMADGAQKIVGLVG from the coding sequence ATGAATATCCATGAGTATCAAGGGAAGGAAATCTTGAGAAAGTATGGCGTTGCTGTGCCGAAAGGGAAAGTAGCGTTTTCTCCAGATGAAGCTGTGAAAGTAGCAAAAGAGCTAGGCGCTAACGTAACAGTTGTTAAAGCACAAATTCACGCAGGTGGTCGCGGTAAGGCTGGCGGTGTAAAAATCGCAAAAAATCTTGAAGAAGTGCGTACTTACTCGAAAGAACTACTTGGTAAAATATTAGTAACACACCAAACAGGTCCAGAAGGTAAAGAAGTAAAACGACTTTACATTGAAGAAGGATCAGATATTCGCAAGGAATATTACTTAGGCTTAGTGCTTGACCGTGCTACTTCTCGCGTAACTTTAATGGGTTCTGAAGAAGGCGGTATGGATATTGAAGAGGTGGCAGAAAATACACCTGAAAAAATCTTCAAAGAAATTATTGATCCAGTTGTAGGCTTACAAGGATTCCAAGCACGTCGTATGGCATTCAACATGAATATTCCAACGAAATTAGTGAATAAAGCGGTTAAATTAATGCTAGGTTTATATCAAGCATTTGTAGAAAAAGATGCATCAATCGTTGAAATCAACCCGTTAGTTGTAACAGGTGATGATGAAGTTGTAGCACTTGATGCGAAATTCAACTTCGATGCAAACGCATTATATCGACATAAAGATATCGTTGAATTACGCGATTTTGATGAGGAAGATCCAAAAGAAATCGAAGCCTCTAAATATGACTTAAGCTATATTTCATTAGATGGTAACATCGGCTGTATGGTGAACGGTGCTGGTTTAGCGATGGCGACAATGGATACGATTAGCTATTACGGCGGTCAACCAGCAAACTTCCTAGATGTAGGGGGCGGCGCTACAGCAGAAAAAGTAACAGAAGCGTTTAAAATTATCCTATCTGACGAGAATGTAAAAGGAATTTTCGTTAACATTTTCGGTGGTATTATGAAGTGTGACGTTATCGCAGAGGGTGTTATTGAAGCGACGAAACAAGTAGGGTTAACAATTCCATTAGTAGTGCGTTTAGAAGGTACAAACGTAGAGCTTGGTAAAAAATTATTAAATGAATCTGGTTTAAATATTGTCGCTGCAGACTCTATGGCTGATGGCGCACAAAAAATCGTAGGACTTGTAGGCTAA
- the sucD gene encoding succinate--CoA ligase subunit alpha produces the protein MSVYINKDTKVIVQGITGETALFHTKQMLEYGTKIVAGVTPGKGGLEVEGVPVFNTVEEAVKATGANVSVIYVPAPFAADAIMEAVDADLDMAICITEHIPVLDMVNVKRYMEGKKTRLIGPNCPGVITSDECKIGIMPGYIHTKGHVGVVSRSGTLTYEAVHQLSQAGIGQTTAVGIGGDPVNGTNFIDVLSAFNDDPETYAVVMIGEIGGTAEEEAAEWVKANMTKPVVGFIGGQTAPPGKRMGHAGAIISGGKGTAAEKIKAMNAAGIEVADTPSVIGETLIRVIKEKGLYEKCKTH, from the coding sequence ATGAGTGTTTATATTAATAAAGACACGAAAGTAATCGTACAAGGGATTACGGGTGAAACTGCACTTTTCCATACGAAGCAAATGCTTGAATACGGTACAAAAATCGTAGCTGGTGTAACACCGGGTAAAGGCGGCTTAGAAGTAGAAGGAGTTCCAGTTTTCAACACTGTTGAAGAAGCGGTTAAAGCTACTGGAGCGAACGTATCTGTTATATACGTACCAGCACCATTTGCGGCAGATGCTATTATGGAAGCAGTTGACGCTGACTTAGATATGGCAATTTGTATTACAGAGCACATCCCTGTTCTTGATATGGTAAATGTAAAGCGCTATATGGAAGGCAAAAAGACACGCCTAATAGGGCCAAACTGCCCAGGTGTTATTACATCTGATGAATGTAAAATCGGAATTATGCCTGGCTACATTCATACAAAAGGACATGTTGGCGTTGTATCACGCTCAGGTACATTAACATATGAAGCTGTACACCAATTGTCACAAGCAGGTATCGGTCAAACAACAGCTGTTGGTATCGGTGGCGACCCTGTAAATGGGACAAACTTTATCGACGTATTATCAGCGTTCAATGATGACCCAGAGACATATGCAGTTGTAATGATTGGGGAAATCGGTGGTACGGCTGAGGAAGAAGCGGCTGAGTGGGTAAAAGCAAACATGACAAAGCCAGTTGTAGGCTTTATCGGTGGTCAAACAGCACCTCCAGGTAAACGTATGGGACATGCTGGTGCGATTATCTCAGGTGGTAAAGGTACAGCTGCAGAAAAAATTAAAGCAATGAATGCAGCGGGTATTGAAGTAGCAGATACACCATCTGTTATCGGTGAAACATTAATTCGTGTAATTAAAGAAAAAGGTCTATACGAGAAGTGTAAAACACACTAA